In one Candidatus Absconditicoccus praedator genomic region, the following are encoded:
- a CDS encoding PEP-utilizing enzyme produces the protein MLEIISKYRQLLDFLYLYFDKDEFVVFDYRFLFLEYLPPCSVEKYHDILMEFFGPKNIKIFLDRSKGLDFIRSYEYENLLTKDISVDFVFLSKEEILNINKFDLFFEGFNFFVDYESIEKENNLIVKDYLNIFSLNTYDLRSEYYNRFLGEKKSSREILDDKLRSLKRILYFQNNIKNEIKYKTQEKKLSNYCILPAIFKLKSEIKLLKKYIPSQKDIIKYIYFQGDLNCNIFGDYYKGKICIIGNNNDLYFDILVGYDVDNFHFNLLEKAKLIIVEESTLLTHAIYMCREIGKPIIYGAEYLYEVLDDGDYVEIDFKQKIIKKN, from the coding sequence ATGCTTGAAATTATTTCTAAGTATAGACAACTATTAGATTTTTTATATTTGTATTTTGATAAAGATGAATTTGTTGTTTTCGACTATAGGTTCTTATTTTTGGAATATTTACCCCCATGTTCTGTAGAAAAATATCATGATATACTTATGGAGTTTTTTGGCCCCAAAAATATAAAAATTTTTTTAGATAGATCAAAGTGATTAGATTTTATAAGAAGCTATGAGTATGAAAATCTTTTGACTAAAGACATATCAGTAGATTTTGTGTTTTTATCAAAAGAAGAAATTTTAAATATTAATAAGTTTGATTTATTCTTTGAAGGTTTTAATTTCTTTGTTGATTATGAATCAATTGAAAAGGAAAATAATTTAATTGTTAAAGATTACTTAAACATTTTTAGTTTAAATACATATGACTTAAGATCTGAATATTATAATCGTTTTTTATGAGAAAAAAAAAGTTCTAGAGAAATTTTAGATGATAAATTAAGGTCATTAAAGAGAATATTATATTTTCAAAATAACATAAAAAATGAAATAAAATATAAGACTCAAGAAAAAAAACTTAGTAATTATTGTATTTTACCTGCAATCTTTAAATTGAAGTCTGAAATAAAGTTACTTAAAAAATATATTCCCTCTCAAAAAGATATTATTAAATATATTTATTTTCAGTGAGATTTAAATTGCAATATCTTTGGTGATTATTACAAATGAAAAATTTGTATAATATGAAATAATAATGATTTATATTTTGATATACTTGTATGATATGATGTTGATAACTTTCACTTTAATCTACTAGAAAAGGCAAAACTGATTATCGTGGAAGAAAGTACATTGCTTACTCATGCTATTTATATGTGTAGAGAAATTTGAAAACCTATAATTTATGGAGCTGAATATTTATATGAGGTGCTTGATGATTGAGATTATGTTGAAATTGATTTTAAACAAAAAATAATTAAGAAAAATTAA
- a CDS encoding radical SAM protein, with translation MLNEVIRITYYCNLKCNFCNIIETNNFEKNITKDEIINNIILKAKKNKTDLKNTVLTFSGGEPLLNKNIEKYIKMAQKIGFGGIELQTNGIILFKKKEKINSLINNGLDMLFIGQHSHDENINNKMGTNLNKEEFIEWFNYIRKNNIHKKLKITINIVITKNNIYNTKHFIQFLIDHDIIDLLFQRELNIGLVFPNGYARENRREVLLDFSSKQVKEIKKIVSLCERNNIDINFHFSAPPFCIIDLSKYSDEYKSLINNKSFTTNTEHILEDKQKLSFCKKCKFNDYCHGFNKKFLEYIGGKEKIKKILHNKSIFK, from the coding sequence ATGTTAAATGAAGTAATAAGAATTACTTATTATTGCAATTTAAAATGTAATTTTTGCAATATTATAGAAACAAATAATTTTGAAAAAAATATAACAAAAGATGAAATCATTAATAATATAATTTTAAAAGCAAAAAAAAATAAGACAGACCTAAAAAATACTGTTTTAACATTTTCTTGATGAGAACCGCTATTAAATAAAAATATAGAAAAATATATTAAAATGGCTCAAAAAATTGGATTTTGATGAATAGAGCTACAAACAAACTGAATAATACTATTCAAAAAAAAAGAAAAAATAAATAGCTTAATAAATAATTGATTAGATATGTTATTTATATGACAACACTCTCATGATGAAAATATAAATAATAAAATGTGAACAAATTTAAACAAAGAAGAATTTATAGAATGGTTTAATTATATAAGAAAGAATAATATTCATAAGAAATTAAAAATAACTATAAATATTGTTATTACAAAAAATAATATTTATAACACAAAGCATTTTATACAATTTTTAATAGACCATGATATAATAGATTTACTCTTTCAAAGAGAATTAAATATATGACTTGTATTCCCAAATTGATATGCTCGAGAAAATAGAAGAGAAGTGTTATTAGACTTTAGTTCAAAACAGGTAAAAGAAATCAAAAAAATAGTATCATTATGTGAAAGGAATAATATTGATATAAACTTTCATTTTTCAGCACCACCATTTTGTATAATAGATCTATCTAAATATAGTGATGAGTACAAATCATTAATAAATAATAAAAGTTTTACAACTAATACAGAACATATATTGGAAGACAAGCAAAAATTAAGTTTTTGTAAAAAATGCAAATTTAATGATTATTGTCATTGATTTAATAAAAAATTCTTAGAATATATATGATGAAAAGAAAAAATAAAAAAAATATTACATAATAAATCAATTTTTAAATAG
- a CDS encoding U32 family peptidase, with protein MFTGKETFSNLKNIFKFIAFLDDTSTISIKVTNMLLYKFLRKKFPNKKIYSSVNCRVKTVEHAIYLKELGVDVITIDRDINRNIELIKKIKKETGLELQLMLNENCFRNCPFRNEHFQAVAGGYETLHGVDFEELTCYPMLRKNKRMFFRIPFIRPEDLKHYNGYINHFKLVTRDSSTEQIKFLLDIYKNENYDGNLINIFDWEVISHWGNLYVDNKKLDRLNFFEKIQHCPCNCDICNVCEIFFES; from the coding sequence ATGTTCACTTGAAAAGAAACATTTAGTAATTTAAAAAATATATTTAAATTTATTGCTTTTTTGGATGATACTTCTACTATTTCAATAAAAGTTACTAATATGTTACTTTACAAGTTTTTAAGAAAGAAATTTCCAAATAAAAAAATATATTCTTCTGTTAATTGTAGGGTAAAAACAGTTGAGCATGCTATCTATTTAAAAGAATTATGAGTAGATGTTATAACTATAGATAGGGACATTAATAGAAATATTGAATTAATAAAAAAAATAAAGAAAGAAACTGGCTTAGAATTGCAACTTATGCTGAATGAAAACTGTTTTAGGAATTGTCCCTTCAGGAATGAGCATTTTCAGGCTGTAGCATGATGATATGAAACATTGCATTGAGTGGATTTTGAAGAACTTACTTGTTATCCAATGTTGAGAAAAAATAAAAGAATGTTTTTTAGAATTCCTTTTATCAGGCCAGAAGATTTGAAACATTATAATTGATATATTAATCATTTTAAGTTGGTTACAAGAGATTCGTCTACAGAACAAATAAAGTTTTTATTAGATATATATAAAAATGAAAATTATGATTGAAATCTTATAAATATCTTTGACTGGGAAGTAATTAGTCATTGGTGAAACTTATATGTTGATAATAAAAAACTAGATAGACTTAATTTCTTCGAAAAGATCCAGCATTGTCCTTGCAATTGTGATATTTGTAATGTTTGCGAAATATTCTTTGAAAGCTAA
- a CDS encoding class I SAM-dependent methyltransferase, whose product MENKELIKKWNKYYNKNKTSVDWGFYKPDQHVVDFLNYYDFTCNLKALDVGCGHGKNSYAFFEKGINYYGIDFAKEPIEYAYNNISSGKFIFGDILSINFNLKFDIIVDAGCFHVNEKQKGRKILKKYKEIIKSTGKIFIRVFKARKIINHPLFYIDSELPVWGYTYNEIYKILSQDFFIEKSIYDPFYYKEDEILYFYLSK is encoded by the coding sequence ATGGAAAATAAAGAATTAATAAAAAAATGGAATAAGTATTATAATAAAAATAAGACTTCTGTTGATTGGGGATTTTATAAACCAGACCAACATGTTGTTGATTTCTTAAATTACTATGATTTCACTTGTAATTTGAAGGCTTTAGATGTGGGTTGCTGACATTGAAAGAATTCTTATGCTTTTTTTGAAAAAGGAATAAATTATTATTGAATAGATTTTGCCAAAGAACCCATAGAATATGCATACAATAATATTTCTAGTGGAAAATTCATATTCTGAGATATTTTAAGTATAAATTTTAACTTAAAATTTGATATCATAGTAGATGCTTGATGTTTTCATGTTAATGAAAAACAAAAATGAAGAAAAATTTTAAAGAAATATAAGGAAATAATTAAAAGTACTGGAAAGATTTTTATAAGAGTTTTTAAGGCAAGAAAAATAATAAACCATCCTTTGTTTTATATCGATTCGGAGTTGCCTGTTTGGGGATACACTTATAATGAGATATATAAAATACTTTCTCAAGATTTCTTTATTGAAAAGAGCATATATGATCCCTTTTATTATAAAGAAGATGAGATTTTGTATTTTTATTTAAGCAAATAA
- a CDS encoding PEP/pyruvate-binding domain-containing protein, with the protein MFEKSKKIDILKKELEKRKLKNMGVPNYFSGSINEIPKYFQYLNSPLILRSCVNHEDGKYSFSGVFESFYPIYTEVELKKYLSKMSIFGNIKLKEYEKLNELNNFHYYIYPILQEFIIGDFSFVIDTLFKDKYLRIEAVPGINENLTSGISRESVIINYDKLQKEFYIEKNINNNDYFLTILNGKKQSKFFLVPSFEINFFRYYVNKLINAGLLIEYIFSGKSQIIEGTIKNKKIWVLQSKDKTV; encoded by the coding sequence ATGTTTGAAAAGTCAAAAAAAATTGATATTTTAAAAAAAGAGCTTGAAAAAAGAAAATTGAAAAACATGGGGGTTCCCAATTATTTTTCTGGCTCTATTAATGAGATTCCTAAATATTTTCAGTATTTAAATTCACCTTTAATCCTAAGAAGTTGTGTTAATCATGAGGATTGAAAATACTCTTTTTCGGGAGTATTTGAATCTTTTTATCCAATATATACAGAAGTAGAACTGAAAAAATATTTATCAAAAATGTCTATTTTTTGAAATATTAAATTGAAAGAATATGAAAAGCTTAATGAATTAAATAATTTTCATTATTATATTTATCCTATTTTACAGGAATTTATAATATGAGACTTTAGTTTTGTGATTGATACTTTATTTAAAGATAAATATTTAAGGATAGAAGCTGTTCCATGAATAAATGAAAACTTAACTTCTTGAATATCTAGAGAGTCAGTAATTATAAATTATGATAAGCTACAAAAAGAATTTTACATAGAAAAAAATATTAACAATAATGATTATTTTTTAACTATTTTAAATTGAAAAAAACAAAGTAAGTTTTTCTTAGTGCCTTCTTTTGAAATAAATTTTTTTAGATATTATGTTAACAAACTTATAAATGCCTGACTTTTGATTGAATATATATTTAGTGGTAAATCACAGATTATAGAGTGAACTATTAAAAATAAAAAAATATGGGTATTACAATCAAAAGATAAAACTGTGTAA
- a CDS encoding radical SAM protein yields MNSITLFLTNKCNLHCDYCIVNIGNKSINENNFSCLYNFLSKNIKKIDTIKFLGGEPLIEYNKIKKIANISKNINFELATNGYFINKEIADFLKEKNFKVNLSLDFQNKNYTEKSEYFKGYKDFYFSLTLTPENLDNAYEFVKGFYKKGFRNYNILPVFYNNLWTDSDIEKLKLLYKKLLSLKIGYKELFFEGVNDGDEKLLNYDKIFINYDGEIFLSDVVENYIGIGGDLKDSAKIGNIKDVENIDSLNKIIKEKEYLIDSYLKSFEEKEKKLFDVVDYFSTYYNKISKYY; encoded by the coding sequence ATGAATAGCATAACATTATTTTTAACTAATAAATGTAATTTGCATTGTGATTATTGTATAGTTAATATATGAAATAAATCGATTAACGAAAACAATTTTTCTTGTCTATATAATTTTTTAAGTAAAAACATAAAAAAAATAGATACTATAAAATTTCTTTGATGAGAGCCATTGATTGAATATAATAAAATTAAAAAAATAGCTAATATTTCTAAAAATATTAATTTTGAATTGGCTACTAACTGATATTTTATTAACAAGGAAATTGCTGATTTTCTGAAAGAAAAAAACTTCAAAGTTAACTTGTCTTTAGATTTTCAAAATAAAAACTATACTGAGAAATCCGAATATTTTAAAGGTTATAAAGATTTTTATTTTTCTTTGACTTTGACACCTGAAAATCTTGATAATGCTTATGAATTTGTCAAAGGTTTTTATAAAAAATGATTTCGTAATTACAATATTTTACCTGTATTTTATAATAATCTTTGGACTGATTCAGATATTGAAAAATTAAAATTATTGTATAAAAAACTTTTATCTTTGAAAATAGGATATAAAGAACTTTTTTTTGAGTGAGTTAATGATGGGGACGAAAAGTTGTTGAATTATGATAAGATTTTTATAAATTACGATTGAGAAATTTTTTTATCAGATGTGGTGGAAAACTATATAGGAATATGATGAGATCTAAAAGATTCTGCTAAAATATGAAATATCAAAGATGTTGAAAATATAGATAGTTTGAATAAAATTATTAAAGAAAAAGAATACTTAATAGATAGTTATTTAAAAAGCTTTGAAGAAAAAGAAAAAAAATTATTTGATGTTGTGGATTATTTTTCAACTTATTATAATAAAATAAGTAAGTATTATTAG